CCCCCTCGTCGTCGAATTCCCCTTCACCCGCTCCCTGGGACCCGTCCAGAGCGCCTTCCTCACGGGGCTGCGCGAAGGCGTCGTGCTCGGGGTGAAGACCTCCGGCGGGAAGGTCATGGTGCCGCCCGTCGAATACGACCCCGTCACCGCCGAGGAGATCCGCGAGCTCGTCGAGGTCGCCCCCACCGGTACCGTCACCACCTGGGCCTGGAACGCCAGCCCCCGCCCGAACCAGCCCCTGGCCACCCCCTTCGCCTGGGTCCTGGTCACCCTCGACGGCGCCGGCACCGGCCTGCTGCACGCCCTCGACGCCCCCGGGCCCGACGCCGTCCGCACCGGCATGCGGGTGCGCGTGCGGTGGGCCGCCGAGCGCAGCGGCGCGATCACCGACATCGCCTGCTTCGAGCCCTGCGACGCCGGCCCGGACGACGGCGGCCCGGACTCCTGCGACGGCGCGCCCGCCCGCCCCCACGACGGGGCGTTCGCCGACCCCGTCACCGGCATCGTCGCCGCCGCCCGGCTGGACTACACGTACACCCCCGGCCGCGCACAGACCGCCTACATCAACGGCCTCGCCGAACGGAAGACCGTCGGCGAACGCTGCCCGTCCTGCCACAAGGTGTACGTCCCGCCGCGCGGCGCCTGCCCCACCTGCGGGGTGGCCACCACCGACCGCGTCGAGGTCGGCCCCGCCGGCACCGTCACCACGTACTGCATCGTCAACATCAAGGCCCGCGGCCTCGACATCGACGTCCCCTACGTCTACGCCCACATCGCCCTCGACGGCGCCGGCCTCGCCCTCCACGGCCGGATCGGCGGCATCCCGTACGACCAGGTCCG
Above is a window of Streptomyces subrutilus DNA encoding:
- a CDS encoding Zn-ribbon domain-containing OB-fold protein → MTAAPPPETLRAPLVVEFPFTRSLGPVQSAFLTGLREGVVLGVKTSGGKVMVPPVEYDPVTAEEIRELVEVAPTGTVTTWAWNASPRPNQPLATPFAWVLVTLDGAGTGLLHALDAPGPDAVRTGMRVRVRWAAERSGAITDIACFEPCDAGPDDGGPDSCDGAPARPHDGAFADPVTGIVAAARLDYTYTPGRAQTAYINGLAERKTVGERCPSCHKVYVPPRGACPTCGVATTDRVEVGPAGTVTTYCIVNIKARGLDIDVPYVYAHIALDGAGLALHGRIGGIPYDQVRMGLRVEPVWTEGGRHPDHYRPTGEPDADYDAYKELI